A single window of Nicotiana sylvestris chromosome 5, ASM39365v2, whole genome shotgun sequence DNA harbors:
- the LOC104249068 gene encoding purine permease 3-like, with protein MEHKGLSTNMRRILLLINCLILAVGICGGPLIMRLYYVEGGSRVWFSSWLQTAGWPLTLIPLALLYFYRRKIEGSNTKFYFMTPRIFIASFVIGVVTGLDDFLYSWGGSKLPVSTSSLLLAAQLAFTAVGAFFIVKLKFTPYSINAVILLTVGAVLLGIRSNGDRPEGVTSKAYILGFMMTLLAAALYGVILPCIELIYLKAKQAISATLVLEIQMVMCLAATTFCTTGMIVNNDFQAISREAKQFNLGEIRYYTVIVWTAIIWQCFFVGIIGVIYCSSSLMSGVMIAVLLPVTEVLAVVFYREKFSGEKGLALFLSLWGFASYFYGEFRQTKKQKNKSPEIETTTMHTESV; from the exons ATGGAACATAAAGGATTAAGCACCAACATGAGGAGAATCCTCCTGCTGATTAACTGTCTTATACTCGCGGTTGGTATCTGTGGTGGCCCTCTAATAATGCGTCTATATTATGTCGAGGGAGGTTCAAGAGTATGGTTCAGCAGTTGGTTACAAACTGCTGGATGGCCACTCACTCTTATACCTCTTGCCCTCCTATACTTTTATCGTCGAAAAATCgaaggctctaataccaagttttaCTTTATGACACCCCGAATTTTCATTGCATCGTTCGTCATTGGCGTTGTAACTGGTCTTGATGATTTTCTTTATTCGTGGGGCGGGTCAAAACTCCCTGTGTCAACCTCTTCACTTCTTCTTGCTGCTCAACTTGCCTTCACGGCAGTAGGTGCTTTCTTCATAGTAAAGTTGAAGTTCACACCCTACTCCATCAATGCAGTGATTTTGTTGACAGTTGGTGCTGTTTTATTGGGTATTCGATCTAATGGTGATCGACCAGAAGGTGTGACAAGTAAAGCTTATATTCTTGGTTTTATGATGACACTTTTAGCGGCAGCTTTGTATGGAGTCATTTTGCCTTGtattgagttgatttacttgaaggCAAAACAAGCTATTAGTGCTACGTTGGTGTTGGAGATTCAGATGGTCATGTGTCTTGCTGCTACTACATTTTGCACCACAGGAATGATCGTCAATAATGATTTTCAG GCAATATCAAGGGAGGCAAAACAATTTAACCTGGGAGAAATTAGATATTATACAGTGATAGTATGGACTGCCATTATTTGGCAATGCTTCTTTGTGGGTATTATTGGAGTCATTTACTGCTCTTCTTCTTTGATGTCTGGGGTTATGATCGCAGTTTTACTTCCTGTTACTGAGGTATTAGCTGTAGttttttatagggaaaaattttCAGGTGAAAAAGGCCttgctctttttctttctctttgggGTTTCGCCTCCTATTTCTACGGAGAATTCAGACAAACAAAGAAGCAGAAGAATAAAAGTCCAGAAATCGAAACGACAACAATGCATACTGAGTCTGTTTGA